Proteins encoded by one window of Xiphias gladius isolate SHS-SW01 ecotype Sanya breed wild chromosome 15, ASM1685928v1, whole genome shotgun sequence:
- the amph gene encoding amphiphysin: MAEIKTGIFAKNVQKRLNRAQEKVLQKLGKADETKDEQFEQVVINFRRQESEGSRLQREMKAYMSAIKGMQQASINLTQSLHEVYEPDWHGKDDVMTIGKDSDALWEDFHNKLVDSTLLNLDAYLQQFPDLKTRVAKRSRKLIDYDSARHHVETLQASGMKNDRKMMKAEEELKKAQKVFDELNVGLQDELPTLWDGRVGFYISTYKSVTSLEAKFHREISLVCRQLYEVMTKLAEQHSDKMFTIQGAPSDSGPLRLARTPSPPEDESPPESPEASSNHMLRPVSPGPPRPKSPTQLKKGPPVPPPPKVTPTKEVAEEQIIDLFGGEFLPAPSQSQPNERPGESLLDLDFDAFQPDESVSPIPQTAVPWDMWSANAQTAQPQAAEDGFVADWSADFGSMSANGDASSRAEAPGDPGAPAVGPDGVLGGAQGGAQGWPQADGCQPGGDTATPPQDSEAATAAKNEVNNAFNGFSQDASAPSFFADFNKMNEVSAESTEVSEASETQAAALTEPAEEQDKPAAPPARDESAASPPGADVDEYPSPPTGEVDEHPAPLIGEVEESAAPPAAEEDKAESSGIPKEEKPASTVGSPSSEKPELGEEKMPIPSVVIEPASSNEGDDDRDADIISPTTVSDNGVTSQNQAIKHMSPSGGASGLPDDFLYKVETMHDFEAANSDELELKRGDVVLVVPTASVEDQDAGWLTGIRESDWLTLGAGAQKGLFPENFTQHLE, encoded by the exons ATGGCGGAAATCAAAACGGGAATCTTCGCTAAAAACGTCCAGAAACGGCTGAATAGGGCGCAGGAGAAG gtgcTGCAGAAACTGGGAAAAGCAGATGAGACCAAAGATGAGCAGTTTGAACAAGTGGTCATTAACTTCAGGAGACAGGAG TCTGAAGGCTCTCGGCTGCAGAGGGAGATGAAGGCCTACATGTCTGCTATTAAAG GGATGCAGCAGGCCTCCATCAACCTGACCCAGTCTCTGCATGAAGTCTACGAACCAGACTGGCATGGAAAAGACGATGTCATGACCATTGGGAAG gACTCCGATGCATTGTGGGAAGACTTCCATAACAAACTGGTGGACTCCACGCTGCTGAACCTGGACGCGTACCTGCAACAGTTCCCAGACCTCAAG ACTCGTGTGGCCAAGAGAAGTCGGAAACTCATCGACTATGACAGCGCTCGTCATCATGTCGAAACTCTGCAGGCGTCTGGCATGAAGAACGACCGCAAGATGATGAAG GCAGAAGAAGAGCTGAAAAAAGCTCAGAAAGTGTTTGATGAGCTGAACGTGGGTTTGCAGGATGAACTGCCGACTCTCTGGGACGG CCGGGTTGGCTTCTACATCAGCACCTACAAGAGTGTGACGAGTCTGGAGGCAAAATTCCACAGAGAGATCTCTCTG GTGTGCAGGCAGCTGTATGAAGTGATGACCAAACTGGCAGAGCAGCACTCTGACAAAATGTTCACCATCCAAGGAGCACCGAG TGATTCAGGACCACTACGACTTGCAAGAACCCCGTCACCACCAGAAGATGAGAGTCCACCTGAGAGTCCAGAGGCAAGCTCCAATCATATGCTCCGTCCTGTCTCACCTGGACCACCACGGCCCAAATCCCCCACACAG CTTAAAAAGGGACCTCCGGTGCCTCCACCACCAAAGGTCACACCTACCAAGGAGGTGGCAGAGGAGCAGATCATTGACCTATTTGGGGGAGAATTTTTACCAGCACCTTCACAATCGCAG CCCAATGAACGGCCAGGAGAATCTCTTCTTGACTTGGATTTTGATGCTTTTCAGCCAGATGAAAGTGTTTCGCCGATACCACAG ACAGCTGTACCTTGGGATATGTGGTCG gCAAATGCCCAAACAGCTCAGCCT CAGGCGGCAGAAGATGGTTTCGTCGCCGACTGGTCCGCAGACTTTGGTTCAATGTCAGCAAATGGAGATGCCTCTTCAAGAGCCGAGGCCCCTGGTGACCCTGGGGCCCCTGCTGTAGGGCCGGATGGGGTGCTGGGCGGGGCACAGGGTGGGGCTCAGGGTTGGCCCCAGGCAGATGGCTGTCAGCCAGGTGGAGACACAGCTACACCTCCTCAGGACAGTGAGGCAGCCACAGCAGCTAAAAATGAG GTGAACAATGCATTTAATGGATTTTCACag GATGCTTCTGCACCATcattttttgctgattttaataAGATG AATGAAGTTAGCGCTGAATCAACTGAGGTCTCTGAAGCCTCAGAGACACAAGCTGCTGCCTTGACAGAACCTGCTGAGGAACAAGACAAACCCGCAGCCCCCCCTGCTAGAGACGAATCTGCAGCTTCCCCTCCTGGAGCAGATGTGGATGAATATCCATCTCCCCCTACTGGTGAAGTGGATGAACATCCAGCTCCACTTATTGGTGAGGTGGAGGAATCTGCAGCGCCCCCTGCTGCTGAGGAAGATAAAGCAGAAAGTTCTGGCATTCCGAAGGAGGAGAAGCCTGCT tcgACGGTTGGATCTCCCAGCTCTGAGAAGCCAGAACTTGGTGAG GAAAAGATGCCGATACCCTCCGTGGTGATTGAACCTGCCTCCAGTAATGAAGGTGATGATGACCGCGATGCTGACATCATCTCTCCCACCACAGTCAGTGACAACGGTGTGACATCTCAAAATCAGGCCATCAAACACATGAGTCCATCTGGTGGAGCGTCGGGACTCCCTGATGACTTTCTCTACAAG GTGGAGACGATGCATGACTTTGAGGCTGCAAATTCAGACGAACTTGAACTGAAGAGAGGTGATGTGGTGTTGGTGGTTCCAACTGCTTCAGTAGAGGATCAG GATGCTGGCTGGCTCACAGGAATCAGAGAAAGTGACTGGTTAACTCTCGGAGCTGGTGCTCAAAAGGGACTGTTCCCAGAAAATTTTACCCAGCATTTGGAGTAA